The Tardiphaga alba genome includes a window with the following:
- a CDS encoding ABC transporter ATP-binding protein, with protein MSKLVIENVSRVFPAVRGGSPTRALEPTHLNVADNDFVTILGPSGCGKSTLLRMVAGLDTPTTGRILLDGKAITGPGADRGMVFQSYTLFPWLTVAENVAFGLRERGISQKERSNIAREWLEKVGLTSFANHFPKQLSGGMQQRTAIARALANDPKILLLDEPFGALDNQTRALMQELLLGIWERERKTVIFVTHDIEEAIFLASRTVVMSARPGRIKADIPVDLPHPRHYTIKTSPAFSALKARLTEEIRVEAVLAAEAH; from the coding sequence TTGAGCAAGCTCGTCATCGAGAACGTCTCGCGCGTATTCCCGGCGGTCCGCGGCGGTTCGCCCACGCGTGCGCTGGAGCCGACCCATCTCAACGTCGCCGACAACGACTTCGTCACCATTCTCGGGCCGTCCGGCTGCGGCAAGTCCACGCTGCTGCGCATGGTGGCCGGCCTGGATACGCCGACCACCGGCCGCATCCTGCTCGATGGCAAGGCGATCACCGGCCCCGGCGCCGATCGCGGCATGGTGTTTCAGTCCTACACGCTGTTTCCGTGGCTTACGGTCGCGGAAAACGTCGCTTTCGGCCTGCGCGAGCGCGGCATCTCGCAAAAGGAGCGCAGCAACATCGCGCGCGAATGGCTGGAGAAGGTCGGGCTTACCAGTTTTGCCAATCACTTTCCGAAGCAGCTGTCCGGCGGCATGCAGCAGCGCACGGCGATCGCACGCGCGCTCGCCAATGATCCGAAGATCCTGCTGCTCGACGAGCCGTTCGGCGCGCTCGACAACCAGACCCGCGCGCTGATGCAGGAGTTGCTGCTCGGCATCTGGGAGCGTGAGCGCAAGACGGTGATTTTTGTGACGCATGATATCGAGGAAGCGATCTTCCTCGCCTCGCGCACCGTGGTGATGTCGGCGCGTCCCGGCCGCATCAAAGCCGATATCCCGGTCGATTTGCCGCACCCGCGGCACTATACGATTAAGACGAGCCCGGCATTTTCTGCACTCAAGGCGCGCCTCACGGAAGAGATTCGCGTGGAAGCGGTGCTGGCTGCCGAGGCGCACTGA
- a CDS encoding EAL domain-containing protein produces MTLVLVNESDTARSLLAGIEQATIAVVMINADNNVIHFNAAAENLWGYDRREVLGHNVNVLVPAGIRPHHDTYIARDRKTKDGRIVGQSREVKIERKDGSEVWGSLSISRVEVNGEVTYMGFVRDVTEDVKRREQVALLGLVVDKTNRAIYVACSDAKICYVNDAFTDMLGYTWADAAGCQPEELLVGPYTSPTTLKQLYHQIQTGGSAEQELLVYDKSGNEVWVLAALSAIHDDDGHLKYLVSMMTDITESKQLQSLQSYMLEALADEQPLRKVMDNLCRKVEKIAPDVVCSLTQIDSAGMLHRLGAPSLPKTHAKAMDGVIITHDFKSETCGLLNGEAVLVEDIASDPSWQSYSAVIVAAGLTACWINPIRAKDGRVIGTFTFYYREKRGPSRWHRSIVQACVHLGALAIEREEARNEISRLAYFDALTGLPNRTHMRQLMENAIAACPAGKNVAVMFVDLDHFKDVNDTLGHAVGDELLIAATRRLQATIRPGDVLSREGGDEFIVLMPNCTSDDAASVAGRITDVLSQPIQLANDKVSVTASAGISMYPDNARDLDGLLKYADSAMYKSKQAGRSTYRFFSSEMDRASDERLALSTALRAAISGEGLSLHYQPQIRARNGSLYGVEALARWHDPVLGDVPPSRFIPLAEECGLIEQIGIWSLREACRQMAEWRKAGLNVPSVSVNLSPINFENAELPALVSALIAENGLSPARLMLEVTESVVMSNHAIAIETMNKIRAAGIGLSMDDFGTGYSSLNRLAQLPVRELKIDRSFMRNIESEAGALAIATAVVRVGQSLNMTVVAEGVETEGQSQILTELGCDVIQGFLYSPALRAPDFEAWLAARHAERWMALVAECRDVRAQIVAEAEAADTTVA; encoded by the coding sequence ATGACTTTGGTGCTGGTGAACGAGAGCGATACAGCGAGATCGCTTCTTGCAGGTATCGAGCAGGCCACCATTGCTGTGGTGATGATCAATGCGGACAACAACGTCATCCACTTCAATGCCGCGGCTGAAAATCTCTGGGGCTATGACCGACGCGAAGTGCTCGGCCACAATGTGAACGTCCTCGTGCCAGCCGGCATCCGGCCTCATCACGACACATATATCGCCCGAGATCGAAAAACGAAGGACGGTCGCATCGTCGGTCAAAGCCGCGAAGTGAAGATCGAACGCAAGGACGGCAGCGAAGTATGGGGATCGCTGTCGATATCGCGTGTCGAGGTGAATGGCGAAGTCACCTATATGGGATTCGTGCGCGACGTCACCGAAGACGTGAAGCGCCGTGAACAAGTCGCCCTGTTGGGACTGGTGGTCGATAAGACGAACCGCGCAATCTATGTGGCGTGTTCAGACGCCAAGATCTGTTACGTCAACGACGCCTTCACCGACATGCTCGGTTACACTTGGGCTGACGCCGCAGGGTGCCAGCCCGAAGAATTGCTGGTGGGGCCATACACAAGCCCGACCACGCTCAAGCAGCTCTATCACCAGATCCAGACGGGCGGCTCTGCCGAACAGGAGCTTCTGGTCTATGACAAGAGCGGCAACGAGGTCTGGGTTCTGGCCGCGCTCAGCGCGATCCACGATGATGACGGACATCTGAAATATCTGGTCTCGATGATGACTGACATCACCGAGAGCAAGCAATTGCAGTCGTTGCAGAGCTATATGTTGGAAGCTCTGGCGGATGAACAGCCATTGCGTAAGGTCATGGACAACCTATGCCGCAAGGTCGAGAAAATCGCTCCCGACGTGGTCTGCTCTCTGACGCAGATCGATTCCGCCGGAATGCTCCATCGTCTGGGCGCGCCAAGTCTTCCGAAGACCCACGCCAAGGCGATGGACGGCGTCATCATCACGCATGACTTCAAATCGGAAACCTGCGGGCTTCTCAACGGAGAGGCGGTCCTGGTCGAAGACATCGCGTCGGATCCGAGCTGGCAGTCCTATAGCGCGGTCATCGTCGCCGCGGGTTTGACGGCATGCTGGATCAATCCGATCCGGGCGAAAGATGGCAGGGTGATTGGAACCTTCACCTTCTATTATCGCGAGAAACGTGGTCCGAGCCGCTGGCATCGCAGCATCGTTCAGGCCTGTGTGCATCTCGGTGCTCTCGCGATCGAGCGCGAAGAAGCACGCAACGAGATTTCGCGCCTCGCTTATTTCGATGCGCTCACCGGCCTGCCAAACCGCACGCATATGCGACAATTGATGGAGAACGCGATTGCGGCTTGCCCAGCAGGCAAGAATGTCGCGGTGATGTTCGTCGATCTCGATCATTTCAAGGATGTCAACGATACGCTCGGGCATGCCGTGGGCGACGAGCTGCTGATTGCGGCGACCCGTCGATTGCAGGCAACGATCCGCCCGGGTGATGTTCTCAGCCGGGAAGGGGGCGACGAGTTCATCGTTCTGATGCCGAACTGCACATCCGATGATGCGGCGTCTGTTGCCGGCCGCATCACGGATGTTCTGTCGCAGCCCATACAGCTTGCCAATGACAAGGTCTCCGTCACCGCCAGTGCCGGCATCAGCATGTATCCGGACAACGCGCGCGACCTCGATGGTCTTCTCAAATATGCCGACTCTGCGATGTATAAATCGAAGCAGGCGGGGCGATCGACTTATCGCTTCTTCAGCAGCGAAATGGATCGCGCGAGTGATGAGCGGCTCGCACTGAGCACGGCGCTACGTGCGGCCATATCGGGCGAAGGCCTGAGCCTACATTATCAGCCGCAGATACGCGCAAGGAATGGCAGCCTCTACGGCGTCGAAGCGCTGGCACGATGGCACGATCCGGTGCTCGGCGATGTTCCACCGTCGCGCTTTATTCCGCTCGCCGAGGAATGCGGGCTGATCGAACAGATCGGCATATGGTCGTTGCGCGAAGCATGTCGTCAGATGGCAGAGTGGCGCAAAGCCGGCCTGAACGTGCCGTCGGTGTCGGTGAATCTTTCACCGATCAATTTCGAGAATGCCGAGCTTCCGGCTCTGGTGTCGGCTTTGATCGCCGAGAATGGTCTTTCACCGGCGCGCCTGATGCTGGAAGTGACGGAAAGCGTCGTGATGAGCAATCACGCGATAGCGATCGAGACCATGAACAAGATCCGTGCCGCAGGCATCGGCCTGTCGATGGATGACTTCGGAACCGGCTATTCCAGCCTGAACCGCCTCGCGCAACTGCCCGTGCGTGAGTTGAAGATCGATCGCAGTTTCATGCGCAATATCGAGAGTGAGGCGGGAGCGCTGGCGATCGCCACCGCGGTCGTTCGTGTGGGACAGAGTCTCAACATGACGGTCGTCGCCGAAGGCGTCGAGACGGAGGGGCAGAGCCAGATTTTGACGGAGCTTGGTTGCGACGTCATCCAGGGCTTCCTGTATTCACCCGCGCTTCGCGCGCCCGATTTCGAAGCATGGCTCGCCGCGCGCCATGCAGAGCGATGGATGGCGCTTGTCGCCGAATGTCGCGATGTGCGGGCGCAGATCGTTGCTGAAGCGGAAGCCGCTGATACCACGGTGGCCTGA
- a CDS encoding diguanylate cyclase domain-containing protein codes for MSASQVGQPFGQSSDAAKALFSAFEHAVDAVVITGLGSEIRHFNSAAERLWGFGRDEVVGRNVNILVPEDVRANLDGVVAIKAALPAAAPVKGRREFRLQRKDGTEAWGAFSISRVDYGGKSLYINFVRDVTDEVKDREKNALMALVAEKTDRVVVVMDRDSHIIYVNKAFTDLFGYSLAEAIGKHPQHLLTGEYTDYEAITRFHASIDADGHGHEELLTYDKDGEAIWISTTVNADRGANGEVKCLIAVLVDITESKQIHSLQHLTLENLANDMPVLDVINDLCARVEAIAPDVVCSVLHVDVDGLLHPLGGKSLPPGFAEAIDGLLLGPEVGCCGAAAFSGEAVLSIDIATDPKWQAYNKLPLQAGLRACWSTPIKAKDGRVIGALGFYFRESKAPTRWHQTIVQNCVNLCALVIERHEARSEIARLAYFDALTGLPNRAQLHRIMTRQIDASGPHGRIAVMFLDIDHFKDVNDTLGHSVGDDLLVSVTQRLCKQIRPADTISRQGGDEFVVVLPNCNVEDAAAIANRLLESLMPPIQLGSKAVPVSASIGVSMYPDNADDIDGLLKHADAAMYQAKLAGRSTYRFFSADMNRITEERLAFSTALRNAIMQGACACTTSPSCELMEVSMAPRLWRVGRTPFSAMSRRQNSFRLPKNTVSSR; via the coding sequence ATGTCAGCTAGCCAAGTCGGACAGCCATTCGGCCAATCCAGCGATGCTGCAAAAGCACTGTTTTCGGCATTCGAACACGCCGTCGATGCTGTGGTCATCACCGGACTCGGAAGCGAAATCCGGCATTTCAACAGTGCAGCCGAAAGGCTTTGGGGCTTTGGTCGTGATGAGGTCGTCGGCCGCAACGTCAATATTCTTGTGCCGGAGGATGTCCGCGCTAATCTCGACGGAGTCGTCGCGATCAAGGCTGCTCTACCTGCGGCTGCGCCGGTCAAGGGGCGACGTGAATTCAGGCTGCAACGAAAGGACGGGACAGAGGCGTGGGGCGCCTTTTCAATCTCGCGCGTCGATTATGGCGGCAAGTCGCTCTACATCAATTTCGTGCGCGATGTCACCGACGAGGTGAAGGATCGGGAGAAGAACGCGCTGATGGCGCTGGTCGCCGAGAAGACCGACCGCGTCGTGGTGGTGATGGATCGCGATTCGCACATCATTTACGTCAACAAGGCCTTCACGGACCTGTTCGGCTATTCGCTGGCGGAAGCGATAGGCAAGCATCCCCAACATCTGTTGACCGGCGAATATACGGACTACGAAGCGATCACTCGGTTTCATGCGAGCATCGATGCCGATGGGCACGGACATGAAGAGCTGCTCACTTACGACAAGGATGGGGAAGCGATCTGGATATCGACCACCGTCAATGCCGATCGCGGTGCCAATGGCGAGGTCAAATGTCTGATCGCCGTTCTGGTCGATATCACCGAGAGCAAGCAAATCCATTCGCTTCAGCATCTCACGTTGGAAAATCTCGCCAACGACATGCCTGTCCTCGATGTCATCAATGACCTTTGCGCGCGCGTCGAAGCGATCGCGCCTGACGTGGTTTGTTCGGTGCTGCATGTCGATGTGGATGGTCTGCTGCATCCGTTGGGAGGCAAAAGCCTGCCGCCCGGATTCGCTGAAGCGATCGATGGTCTGCTCCTCGGCCCGGAGGTGGGCTGTTGCGGTGCTGCGGCATTCAGCGGCGAGGCGGTCTTGTCGATCGATATCGCAACAGATCCGAAATGGCAGGCTTACAACAAGTTGCCATTGCAGGCCGGCCTCCGTGCTTGCTGGTCTACCCCCATCAAAGCGAAAGATGGGCGTGTCATCGGGGCTCTCGGCTTTTACTTTCGCGAATCCAAGGCTCCGACGCGGTGGCATCAGACCATTGTCCAGAACTGCGTCAACCTGTGTGCGCTCGTCATCGAGCGCCACGAAGCACGCAGCGAGATCGCGCGTCTCGCCTATTTCGATGCGCTGACTGGTCTTCCGAATCGGGCGCAGTTGCATCGGATCATGACGAGGCAGATCGATGCGAGTGGTCCGCATGGCCGGATTGCTGTCATGTTTCTCGATATCGATCACTTCAAGGACGTGAACGATACGCTCGGTCATTCCGTCGGTGACGATCTGTTGGTGAGCGTCACGCAGCGGCTCTGCAAACAGATTCGCCCGGCGGATACGATCAGCCGGCAGGGCGGTGACGAGTTCGTGGTTGTGCTGCCCAACTGCAATGTGGAAGACGCTGCGGCGATCGCAAACCGGTTGCTGGAGTCGCTGATGCCGCCGATCCAGCTCGGATCGAAGGCCGTGCCGGTTTCGGCAAGTATCGGCGTCAGCATGTATCCCGACAATGCTGACGACATCGATGGATTGCTCAAGCATGCCGATGCGGCCATGTATCAGGCGAAACTCGCGGGCCGATCGACATATCGTTTTTTCAGTGCCGATATGAATCGCATTACCGAAGAGCGCCTCGCATTCAGTACCGCGTTGCGCAACGCGATCATGCAGGGGGCTTGCGCTTGCACTACCAGCCCCAGTTGCGAATTGATGGAAGTGTCTATGGCGCCGAGGCTCTGGCGCGTTGGCAGGACGCCGTTCTCGGCGATGTCCCGCCGTCAAAATTCATTCCGCTTGCCGAAGAATACGGTCTCATCGAGATGA
- a CDS encoding putative bifunctional diguanylate cyclase/phosphodiesterase, with product MDGSVYGAEALARWQDAVLGDVPPSKFIPLAEEYGLIEMIGTWSLREACQQISAWRRAGLHVPCVSVNMSPINFQNPDLAELVRNILSENDLAPDALMLEVTEGVVMCEHSTAIETMEKIRQSGVRLSMDDFGTGYSSLSRLADLPVRELKIDRSFMRDIESQASALAITRAIVRVGQSLGMTVVAEGVETDGQRRLLAELGCDVTQGFVHAPALSVPDFEHWLARHMATYGEAASADARQMSAADDKPTLKLVSANPRPH from the coding sequence ATTGATGGAAGTGTCTATGGCGCCGAGGCTCTGGCGCGTTGGCAGGACGCCGTTCTCGGCGATGTCCCGCCGTCAAAATTCATTCCGCTTGCCGAAGAATACGGTCTCATCGAGATGATCGGGACATGGTCATTGCGCGAAGCGTGTCAGCAGATTTCTGCGTGGCGTCGCGCGGGGCTTCACGTGCCGTGCGTGTCGGTGAATATGTCGCCGATCAATTTCCAGAACCCTGATCTCGCTGAGCTCGTAAGGAATATTCTGTCGGAGAATGATTTGGCTCCGGATGCGCTGATGCTTGAGGTCACGGAAGGCGTGGTTATGTGCGAGCATTCGACGGCCATCGAAACGATGGAGAAAATCCGGCAATCGGGTGTGCGTCTGTCCATGGACGACTTCGGCACCGGCTATTCGAGCCTGAGCCGTTTGGCCGATCTGCCCGTCCGCGAGCTCAAGATAGATCGCAGTTTCATGCGCGATATCGAGAGTCAGGCGAGCGCATTGGCGATCACGCGTGCCATCGTTCGTGTCGGACAAAGTCTGGGTATGACAGTGGTGGCGGAAGGCGTGGAGACCGACGGCCAGCGCCGATTGTTGGCCGAACTCGGCTGTGACGTGACGCAGGGCTTCGTTCACGCGCCCGCTCTGTCGGTACCTGATTTTGAACACTGGCTGGCAAGGCACATGGCGACATATGGTGAGGCTGCAAGTGCAGATGCCCGGCAGATGTCGGCGGCAGATGATAAACCCACGCTGAAACTGGTCTCGGCGAACCCCCGTCCGCATTAG
- a CDS encoding ATP-binding protein, giving the protein MFAPHGICLLWEPGLIWLHVGSDALIAAAYFSIPIALTIFVSKRRDVEFGWIFWAFAFFIMACGLTHVMSIYTLWVPAYGLEGIVKAMTAVASVMTAAIMWPLLPKLLAIPSPAQLRETELALMEESRHRREAEDLLRHTQKMEAIGHLTGGVAHDFNNLLTIISGNLEIAEQSITNWTDTSRDRLKRVIKSAAGGAQRAVVLTQRLLAFARRQPLDPKPLNVNGLLQGMSEFFQRTLGENIDIEIVGGAGVWQVEVDPSQMEAAILNLVVNARDAMNGVGKLTIETSNAFIDEAYAQQSGIRVGQYVLISVSDNGPGMPKDVQERAFDPFFTTKEPGQGTGLGLSQVYGFVRQSDGHVKIYSEVSEGTTIKIYLPRNTRVPDYAMETNHQIIGSKGDETIMVVEDDPDVRSYIVETLEGLNYQVRTACNAAAALAEFTDDPEPFDLLLTDIVMPGMNGRLLADEMVKRLPSLKVLFMTGYSRNAIVHQGRLDPGVSLLQKPITQAALGSKIRELLDKRP; this is encoded by the coding sequence ATGTTTGCACCGCATGGCATTTGCCTGCTCTGGGAGCCGGGGCTGATATGGCTGCATGTCGGCTCTGACGCGCTGATCGCTGCGGCGTATTTTTCTATTCCCATTGCACTGACAATCTTCGTCTCCAAGCGCCGGGATGTTGAATTCGGCTGGATCTTCTGGGCGTTCGCTTTCTTCATCATGGCGTGCGGCCTCACCCATGTGATGTCCATCTACACGCTGTGGGTGCCCGCCTATGGGCTCGAAGGAATCGTCAAGGCGATGACGGCCGTCGCCTCGGTCATGACAGCAGCTATCATGTGGCCGCTGCTGCCAAAACTTCTTGCGATCCCCTCCCCGGCACAGCTTCGCGAAACCGAACTGGCGCTGATGGAAGAAAGCCGCCATCGCCGCGAAGCGGAGGATCTGCTGCGACATACGCAGAAGATGGAAGCCATCGGCCATCTCACCGGCGGCGTCGCGCATGATTTCAACAACCTGCTGACCATCATCAGCGGCAATCTTGAAATCGCCGAACAGAGCATCACCAACTGGACCGACACTTCACGCGATCGTCTCAAACGTGTCATCAAAAGTGCTGCGGGTGGCGCACAGCGCGCTGTGGTTCTCACCCAGCGCCTGCTTGCCTTTGCGCGACGACAACCACTCGATCCGAAGCCCCTCAATGTGAACGGACTGCTGCAGGGCATGTCCGAATTCTTCCAGCGGACATTGGGAGAAAACATCGATATCGAGATCGTCGGCGGTGCCGGTGTCTGGCAGGTCGAGGTCGATCCCAGCCAGATGGAAGCCGCAATCCTCAATCTCGTGGTCAATGCGCGCGATGCCATGAACGGCGTGGGGAAATTGACGATCGAGACCAGCAACGCGTTTATCGATGAAGCTTACGCCCAGCAGTCAGGCATACGTGTCGGGCAATACGTCCTGATATCCGTTTCGGACAATGGCCCCGGCATGCCGAAGGATGTGCAGGAGCGCGCCTTTGATCCATTCTTCACGACAAAAGAACCCGGCCAGGGGACAGGCCTGGGACTGAGCCAGGTCTACGGTTTTGTCAGGCAGTCCGATGGGCATGTGAAGATCTATAGCGAGGTCAGCGAAGGCACCACGATCAAGATCTACCTGCCGCGCAATACGCGCGTCCCCGATTACGCGATGGAAACGAACCATCAGATCATTGGAAGCAAGGGTGATGAAACCATCATGGTCGTCGAAGACGATCCAGATGTCAGGTCATACATCGTCGAGACATTGGAGGGCCTCAACTATCAGGTCCGCACAGCCTGCAATGCGGCCGCAGCGCTGGCCGAATTCACCGACGACCCCGAACCTTTCGACCTGCTGCTGACGGATATCGTCATGCCCGGAATGAACGGCCGATTGCTGGCCGACGAAATGGTGAAGCGCTTGCCATCCCTCAAGGTGTTGTTCATGACCGGATATTCGCGCAACGCCATCGTGCACCAGGGGCGCCTCGACCCCGGCGTATCGCTGCTGCAAAAACCCATCACGCAGGCGGCTCTGGGCAGCAAGATCCGCGAACTGCTCGATAAGCGACCGTAA
- a CDS encoding response regulator produces MRTKGAIRADDSDGATKLSGFRNEKTVTHLQLCSFRAVPVTIDNVFQNMAFSSHRASNAQMAARIAPNEPATAGNHNHAQETVVVLVVEDDPLLRMNAVDMIEEAGFQAVEAPNADAAIKMLEARADIRLIFTDIDMPGSMDGLALAHAVANRWPPVRIFATSGHFKVSEKDLPSGGRFIPKPYRQHQLIDMLAELSASSPR; encoded by the coding sequence ATGCGGACAAAGGGCGCAATCCGGGCTGACGATTCAGACGGCGCGACGAAACTTTCCGGTTTTCGGAACGAAAAGACGGTCACGCACTTACAGTTGTGCAGCTTTCGTGCTGTGCCCGTGACTATTGATAACGTGTTTCAAAACATGGCCTTTTCATCCCACCGCGCATCGAATGCCCAGATGGCGGCCAGAATTGCCCCCAACGAGCCGGCGACAGCCGGCAACCATAACCATGCTCAGGAGACGGTCGTGGTCCTGGTGGTCGAGGACGATCCACTCCTGCGCATGAATGCCGTCGATATGATCGAGGAGGCCGGATTTCAGGCCGTCGAGGCCCCGAATGCCGACGCTGCGATCAAGATGCTCGAGGCGCGAGCCGACATCCGGCTGATCTTCACGGATATCGATATGCCCGGCTCGATGGACGGGCTGGCGCTTGCCCATGCCGTGGCCAACCGGTGGCCGCCGGTCCGAATCTTTGCGACGTCGGGCCATTTCAAGGTGAGCGAAAAGGACCTGCCCAGCGGCGGCCGGTTCATTCCGAAGCCCTATCGGCAGCATCAGCTCATCGATATGCTGGCCGAACTATCAGCTTCATCCCCACGGTAA
- a CDS encoding PaaI family thioesterase, whose protein sequence is MTDADLEAAGWTIMHDDGFIQLVGPMWHREVDGAHEFAILGQEKHRNRRGVVQGGAVMTLADRSCGMGARAAAGVEALATVQMDTYFVDAARIGDLIVSRPRAVRTSKSLIFMTTEVTVGDNHVVATAHGVFKVMRDNADKGRNPG, encoded by the coding sequence ATGACTGACGCCGACCTCGAAGCCGCCGGCTGGACGATCATGCATGACGACGGCTTCATCCAGCTGGTTGGCCCGATGTGGCACCGGGAAGTGGACGGCGCGCACGAATTCGCCATTCTGGGCCAGGAAAAGCATCGGAACCGCCGCGGCGTCGTACAAGGCGGCGCTGTGATGACGCTGGCCGATCGCAGCTGCGGCATGGGCGCCCGCGCAGCCGCCGGCGTCGAAGCCCTCGCCACGGTTCAAATGGACACCTATTTCGTCGATGCAGCCCGGATCGGCGACCTGATCGTGTCGCGCCCGCGCGCCGTGCGCACCAGCAAAAGCCTGATCTTCATGACCACCGAAGTGACCGTAGGCGACAACCACGTCGTTGCCACCGCCCATGGCGTGTTCAAGGTGATGCGGGACAATGCGGACAAAGGGCGCAATCCGGGCTGA
- a CDS encoding response regulator — protein MSRILIADDEEPLRLLVGRAIGMDGHEVVTAEDGAEALEILTEQEGRFDLLLTDIKMPIMDGIALALAAARDFPDLTILLMTGFADQRERATGLNAIVHDVVTKPFSVADIRTAVADALASRNKA, from the coding sequence ATGTCGCGTATCCTGATCGCGGATGACGAAGAACCGTTGCGCCTGCTGGTCGGCCGCGCCATCGGCATGGATGGCCATGAGGTCGTGACCGCCGAGGACGGCGCTGAGGCTCTCGAAATCCTGACCGAGCAGGAAGGCCGTTTCGATCTCCTGCTCACCGACATCAAGATGCCGATCATGGACGGCATCGCGCTGGCGCTTGCGGCTGCACGCGACTTTCCCGATCTCACGATCCTGCTGATGACCGGCTTTGCCGACCAGCGCGAGCGCGCCACCGGTCTCAACGCCATCGTTCATGACGTGGTGACGAAGCCATTTTCCGTAGCCGATATCCGCACCGCGGTCGCCGACGCACTGGCCTCCCGCAACAAGGCCTAG
- a CDS encoding MJ0042-type zinc finger domain-containing protein translates to MHIVCPNCTTSYAVNPAGFGDAGRTVRCARCKEVWLAKPEALAPPKPAMAASQPEPDEDLSAWGVSEEEAREPDVPVVESPSISADLPAEPKFQSRTEDADWTVAAREDAGPSPKSRLSRTGRLRNLTPRMRPRGLNRSHILPIATAAMAAFVMALSIWRVDIVRLMPQTAAFYQVFGLDVNIRGLAFKDVKITTETVDGKPVMLIEGYVVSETRVPTAMPRLRFVVRDEKGTEIYAWSAVLEQPGLNPGDKTWFKSRLASPPAEGRSIDVRFFNKRDVAA, encoded by the coding sequence ATGCATATCGTCTGTCCCAACTGCACGACGTCCTACGCCGTCAATCCGGCCGGCTTCGGCGATGCCGGCCGCACCGTGCGCTGCGCGCGCTGCAAGGAAGTCTGGCTGGCCAAGCCGGAAGCCCTCGCTCCGCCCAAGCCGGCCATGGCTGCGAGCCAGCCCGAACCGGATGAAGACCTCAGCGCCTGGGGTGTCTCCGAGGAAGAGGCGCGGGAGCCCGATGTTCCCGTGGTCGAGAGCCCTTCGATCTCGGCCGACTTGCCGGCAGAACCTAAATTCCAATCGCGGACCGAAGATGCCGACTGGACGGTCGCCGCCCGCGAAGATGCCGGACCGTCGCCAAAAAGTAGGTTGTCGCGCACGGGCAGGCTGCGCAATCTGACTCCCCGGATGCGGCCACGCGGCCTCAACAGGTCGCATATTTTGCCCATCGCCACTGCCGCCATGGCTGCCTTCGTGATGGCACTGTCGATCTGGCGGGTCGATATCGTCCGCCTGATGCCGCAAACCGCTGCATTTTATCAGGTTTTCGGCCTCGACGTGAATATCCGCGGCCTCGCCTTCAAAGACGTCAAAATCACCACCGAGACCGTCGACGGCAAACCGGTGATGCTGATCGAGGGGTATGTGGTCTCCGAGACCCGCGTGCCGACGGCCATGCCGCGCCTGCGCTTCGTGGTGCGAGACGAAAAGGGCACCGAAATCTATGCCTGGAGCGCCGTGCTGGAGCAGCCCGGCCTCAATCCCGGTGATAAGACATGGTTCAAGTCCCGCCTGGCTTCGCCGCCGGCGGAAGGCCGCAGCATCGACGTACGCTTTTTTAACAAGCGCGACGTCGCTGCGTAG
- the ftsE gene encoding cell division ATP-binding protein FtsE, producing MVRFENVGLRYGLGPEILRDLNFQIPAHSFQFLTGPSGAGKTSLLRLLFLSLRPTRGLVNLFGQDISLLAKDEIADLRKRIGIVLQDFRLLDHMTTYENVALPFRVMGREESSYRREVIDLLKWVGLGERMDALPPILSGGEKQRAAIARAVIARPQLLLADEPTGNVDPTLGRRLLRLFIELNKSGTAVIIATHDITLMDQYDARRMVLHQGRLHMYE from the coding sequence GTGGTCCGGTTCGAAAATGTAGGCCTGCGATACGGGCTTGGTCCGGAAATTCTGCGCGATCTGAATTTTCAGATCCCCGCGCATTCCTTTCAATTCCTGACCGGCCCTTCCGGCGCCGGCAAGACGTCGCTGCTGCGCCTGCTGTTCCTGTCGCTGCGGCCGACGCGCGGCCTCGTGAACCTGTTCGGTCAGGACATCTCGCTGCTGGCGAAGGACGAGATCGCCGATCTGCGCAAGCGCATCGGCATCGTGCTGCAGGATTTCCGTCTGCTCGATCACATGACCACCTATGAGAATGTCGCGCTGCCGTTCCGCGTGATGGGTCGCGAGGAATCCAGCTATCGCCGCGAAGTCATCGATCTCCTGAAATGGGTCGGCCTCGGCGAGCGCATGGATGCGCTGCCACCGATTCTGTCAGGCGGTGAGAAACAGCGCGCTGCGATCGCGCGCGCGGTGATCGCGCGGCCGCAATTGCTGCTTGCGGACGAGCCGACCGGCAACGTCGATCCGACGCTCGGCCGCCGCTTGCTGCGATTGTTCATCGAACTTAACAAATCCGGTACGGCCGTGATCATCGCGACCCATGACATCACCCTGATGGACCAGTACGACGCGCGTCGCATGGTGCTGCATCAGGGCCGGCTGCATATGTATGAATAG